In Salinirussus salinus, the following proteins share a genomic window:
- the purH gene encoding bifunctional phosphoribosylaminoimidazolecarboxamide formyltransferase/IMP cyclohydrolase, with protein MKLAGMASNRGRNLMNVADRAPGGAEFAVVLTNDADAPVLEKAEKRDIPTEVVEREGDDRRAHERRVLDALDGYDLDLVCLDGYMRVLSDTFLDAAPTTLNVHPSLLPSFPGMDAWGDALDAGVAVSGCTVHLVTDATDENGEVLEDEVDGGPVVTQEPVPVYEDDDADALKDRVLYQGEFQAYPRAVKWFAQDRVTVETDADGEPTAVTVEGDTGGDLPERRLASHDRAADLRYGENPHQDAALYADYTTEEASVVHADQRNEGAKALSYNNYNDADAALNLVKEFDEPAAAVIKHTNPAGCATADTLAEAYADALSTDPMSAFGGIVALNRECDAATAEQVVDSFKEVVVAPGYTDDALATLFEKENLRVLEVEGEMEVTEPMTEKPLVGGRLVQERDTQQVTPEGLEVVTDREPTDEQVESMIFAWQTIKHVKSNAILFAKGTETVGVGMGQVSRVDAVRLAAMKAEEHAEGKSADGAVMASDAFFPFPDGIEHAAEAGIEAVIQPGGSQNDDRVIEAADEHDMAMVFTGSRAFRHD; from the coding sequence ATGAAACTCGCGGGCATGGCCAGCAACCGCGGCCGCAACCTGATGAACGTCGCCGACCGGGCGCCCGGCGGGGCCGAGTTCGCCGTCGTCCTCACGAACGACGCCGACGCGCCGGTCCTCGAAAAGGCCGAGAAGCGCGACATTCCCACGGAGGTCGTCGAGCGGGAGGGCGACGACCGCCGCGCCCACGAGCGCCGCGTGCTGGACGCGCTCGACGGCTACGACCTCGACCTCGTCTGCCTGGACGGCTACATGCGCGTGCTCTCCGACACCTTCCTCGACGCCGCGCCGACGACGCTGAACGTCCATCCCTCCCTGCTCCCCTCTTTCCCGGGGATGGACGCCTGGGGGGACGCGCTCGACGCCGGCGTGGCCGTGTCCGGGTGTACGGTCCACCTCGTCACCGACGCCACCGACGAGAACGGCGAGGTCCTCGAAGACGAGGTCGACGGCGGCCCGGTCGTCACCCAGGAGCCGGTTCCCGTCTACGAGGACGACGACGCCGACGCGCTGAAAGACCGGGTGCTCTACCAGGGGGAGTTCCAGGCCTACCCCCGCGCAGTCAAGTGGTTCGCCCAGGACCGGGTGACCGTCGAGACCGACGCCGACGGCGAGCCCACGGCGGTGACAGTCGAGGGTGACACGGGCGGTGACCTCCCTGAGCGCCGGCTCGCGTCCCACGACCGCGCCGCGGACCTCCGGTACGGCGAGAACCCCCACCAGGACGCCGCCCTCTACGCCGACTACACCACGGAGGAGGCGAGTGTGGTCCACGCCGACCAGCGCAACGAGGGCGCGAAGGCCCTGTCGTACAACAATTACAATGACGCCGACGCCGCCCTGAACCTGGTCAAGGAGTTCGACGAGCCCGCGGCGGCGGTCATCAAACACACCAACCCCGCCGGCTGCGCGACCGCGGACACGCTCGCGGAGGCCTACGCGGACGCGCTGTCGACGGACCCGATGAGCGCCTTCGGCGGCATCGTCGCCCTCAACCGGGAGTGTGACGCCGCCACCGCCGAGCAGGTGGTCGACTCGTTCAAGGAGGTTGTCGTCGCGCCGGGGTACACCGACGACGCCCTCGCGACCCTCTTCGAGAAAGAGAACCTCCGCGTGCTGGAGGTCGAGGGGGAGATGGAGGTCACGGAGCCGATGACCGAGAAGCCCCTGGTCGGCGGGCGGCTCGTCCAGGAGCGGGACACCCAGCAGGTCACGCCCGAGGGCCTGGAGGTCGTCACCGACCGCGAGCCGACCGACGAGCAGGTGGAGTCGATGATATTCGCCTGGCAGACGATCAAGCACGTCAAATCGAACGCCATTCTCTTCGCGAAGGGTACTGAAACCGTGGGCGTCGGGATGGGACAGGTCTCGCGGGTCGACGCCGTCCGGCTGGCGGCGATGAAAGCCGAGGAGCACGCCGAGGGCAAAAGCGCCGACGGAGCGGTCATGGCTTCGGACGCCTTCTTCCCGTTCCCCGACGGGATCGAGCACGCCGCGGAGGCGGGGATCGAGGCGGTCATCCAGCCCGGCGGCTCACAGAACGACGACAGGGTGATCGAGGCTGCCGACGAGCACGACATGGCGATGGTGTTCACCGGCAGCCGGGCGTTCCGTCACGACTGA
- a CDS encoding CBS domain-containing protein gives MEITELASEDVVTVYLDESILEVAETLREERVGSAVVLDSNDDVLGVVTDRDLVVYGQQFVDSLATTTVNDILSMGVLSVGPDESVLGLTELMREEGVRRVPVVEDGEILGIVTLDDVIVGLAEDLESPELENLAAVIEAESPRGRSGPDDDR, from the coding sequence ATGGAGATAACCGAACTCGCCAGCGAGGACGTGGTGACAGTCTACCTCGACGAGAGCATCCTCGAGGTCGCCGAGACGCTCCGTGAGGAACGGGTGGGGAGTGCGGTCGTTCTCGACTCGAACGACGACGTGCTCGGGGTCGTCACCGACCGGGACCTGGTCGTCTACGGCCAGCAGTTCGTCGACTCGCTCGCGACGACCACGGTCAACGACATCCTCTCGATGGGCGTGCTCTCGGTCGGCCCGGACGAGAGCGTCCTCGGGCTGACCGAACTGATGCGCGAGGAGGGCGTCCGCCGGGTCCCGGTCGTCGAGGACGGCGAGATCCTCGGGATCGTCACCCTCGACGACGTCATCGTCGGGCTCGCCGAAGACCTGGAGAGCCCGGAACTCGAGAATCTGGCGGCGGTCATCGAGGCCGAGTCGCCGCGCGGACGGAGCGGCCCCGACGACGACCGTTGA
- the purB gene encoding adenylosuccinate lyase: MDRGPLSAVSPLDGRYARYTEPLVPYASERGLMRARVEVEVEYLVALADLDAVPLALDDGERAALRALYEEFDAEDAALVKQLETEGYGDYPATNHDVKAVEYFIRERSPVDVGEWVHFALTSEDVNNLAHRLLVGPAVREVILSELREVRDALAGMAREYRDLPMLARTHGQPATPTTFGKEMAVYASRLGRALGRVEAAVNELSGKLAGASGSYAAHHAAYPEVDWRAFSRDFVAGLGLDHEPLTTQVNPCDDLAALFDALRGANNVLLDLAVDCWLYVSDRYLGQEAVEGETGSSTMPHKVNPIDFENAEGNLSKANSDLVFLGDYVTKSRLQRDLSDSTVKRNVGGALAHCLVAYGKLGTGLGKVVPNEQVMREDLETTPEVIGEAVQTLLRREGHTDAYERVKALTRGEAVTLADFRDLFAELDVPASVREELRALTPAGYTGVAADLVDELDQG; encoded by the coding sequence ATGGACAGAGGCCCGCTGTCGGCCGTCTCGCCACTGGACGGCCGGTACGCCCGCTACACGGAGCCGCTCGTCCCCTACGCCAGCGAGCGCGGACTGATGCGCGCCCGCGTCGAGGTCGAGGTCGAGTATCTGGTCGCGCTCGCGGACCTCGACGCCGTCCCGCTGGCGCTCGACGACGGGGAGCGCGCCGCGCTCCGCGCGCTCTACGAGGAGTTCGACGCCGAGGACGCCGCCCTCGTCAAGCAACTCGAAACGGAGGGGTACGGCGACTACCCGGCCACCAACCACGACGTGAAGGCCGTCGAGTACTTCATCCGCGAGCGCTCGCCGGTCGACGTGGGCGAGTGGGTCCACTTCGCGCTCACCAGCGAGGACGTCAACAACCTCGCCCACCGGCTGCTGGTCGGCCCGGCGGTCCGGGAGGTGATCCTGTCCGAACTCCGCGAGGTGCGGGACGCGCTCGCCGGGATGGCCCGCGAGTACCGGGACCTCCCGATGCTCGCTCGCACCCACGGCCAGCCGGCCACGCCGACGACCTTCGGCAAGGAGATGGCGGTCTACGCCTCCCGGCTGGGGCGGGCGCTTGGCCGGGTGGAGGCGGCCGTGAACGAGCTCTCCGGCAAGCTCGCGGGCGCGAGCGGGAGCTACGCCGCCCACCACGCCGCCTACCCCGAGGTCGACTGGCGTGCCTTCTCCCGGGACTTTGTCGCCGGGCTCGGCCTCGACCACGAGCCGCTGACCACGCAGGTCAACCCCTGTGACGACCTCGCGGCGCTGTTCGACGCGCTCCGGGGCGCGAACAACGTCCTGCTCGACCTGGCTGTCGACTGCTGGCTCTACGTCTCCGACCGCTATCTCGGTCAGGAGGCCGTCGAGGGCGAGACCGGCTCCTCGACGATGCCCCACAAGGTCAACCCGATCGACTTCGAGAACGCGGAGGGGAACCTCTCGAAGGCCAACTCGGACCTGGTCTTTCTCGGCGACTACGTCACGAAGTCCCGGCTCCAGCGGGACCTCTCGGACTCGACGGTCAAGCGCAACGTCGGCGGCGCGCTCGCGCACTGTCTCGTCGCCTACGGCAAGCTCGGGACGGGGCTCGGCAAGGTCGTCCCCAACGAACAGGTGATGCGCGAGGACCTCGAGACCACCCCGGAGGTCATCGGCGAGGCCGTCCAGACCCTGCTGCGCCGGGAGGGCCACACCGACGCCTACGAGCGGGTGAAGGCGCTCACCCGCGGGGAAGCGGTCACCCTGGCCGACTTCCGGGACCTCTTTGCGGAGCTCGACGTCCCCGCGAGTGTTCGTGAAGAGCTCCGGGCCCTGACGCCTGCCGGGTACACGGGTGTGGCCGCGGACCTCGTGGACGAGCTGGACCAGGGATGA
- a CDS encoding DUF58 domain-containing protein: MNRTAVRALAGLGALAVLAALAVALVGADLPAEDVDRAVRLAGVLAFLAGLYHLWRLATGTEGYALAPWSVGGSIVSGRPEETPSAHPLSGERLAGTLEEAERAAHRDRRVEDGLDVVRPALRESLLAALVQGGRDREAAEEALAAGTWTDDPVAAATLDRRAGSPERSVRRRVRSWLFPAREVRTRVRRAVGAIAEAAGGALPAVVGQRAPRTNPVVQPRLERLRRGVDGRLDPAANPDSLARGPEPADPGGPADPGDGDGGPAADGPPDPASALADDGQEEGLGSDGDGGDGTAPGVSVESALDALEGEDADGPSAGRSVETRDSQRTARWQGGVAAAVALATAGLVTRQPALVLAAVVPLGYVAYGSAGTAAMPGGLVAVREVAPTPAPPGRSVRVRLTVANRGDETVSDLRVVDGVPERLAVVSGTPRAGATLAPGEEHTVEYVVVARRGEHDFDRPTVRVRDASAASMATGALAAGGDDRLVCRLDADVPPLEEYGTGYAGQLSSDEPGQGVEFHSVRKHRPEDPADRIDWRHYAKRGELATVDYRHTTSATVVLVLDARSVNRVVSGPGRPTAVELCGYAATRALAALLGSGHDVAVAVVGLDGPGPAGLHWLAPGGGREQQAAARQLVERAVEGGSVARSARTQVRKLVELAPPGAQFAWVSPLLDREAADAVEAWHAHGVPVTVLSPDVLPGNTVSGQLEAVRRRTALARCQATGAQTVDWRRGTPLPLALEYAFAAGERLGGRGGQAGRGRGGGRPEVSR, translated from the coding sequence GTGAACCGGACTGCCGTCCGCGCCCTCGCGGGGCTGGGCGCGCTGGCCGTGCTCGCCGCGCTCGCGGTCGCGCTCGTCGGCGCCGACCTCCCGGCGGAGGACGTCGACCGCGCGGTCCGGCTCGCCGGCGTGCTGGCGTTTCTCGCCGGGCTCTATCACCTCTGGCGGCTGGCAACCGGCACCGAAGGGTACGCGCTCGCGCCGTGGTCGGTCGGTGGCAGCATCGTCTCCGGCCGGCCGGAGGAGACGCCCTCGGCGCACCCGCTGTCCGGCGAGCGCCTCGCAGGGACCCTGGAGGAGGCCGAACGGGCCGCCCACCGCGACCGGCGCGTCGAGGACGGGCTGGACGTCGTCCGGCCGGCCTTGCGCGAGAGCCTGCTCGCCGCGCTCGTCCAGGGCGGACGGGACCGCGAGGCCGCGGAGGAGGCGCTGGCGGCAGGCACCTGGACCGATGACCCGGTCGCGGCGGCGACCCTCGACCGCCGGGCCGGCAGCCCCGAGCGCTCGGTCCGGCGGCGGGTCCGGTCCTGGCTGTTCCCCGCTCGCGAGGTCCGGACCCGGGTCCGCCGTGCGGTCGGCGCCATCGCCGAGGCCGCCGGCGGGGCGCTCCCGGCGGTCGTCGGTCAGCGGGCACCGCGAACGAACCCCGTCGTCCAGCCGCGGCTGGAGCGGCTCCGTCGCGGCGTCGACGGCCGGCTCGACCCGGCTGCCAACCCCGACAGCCTGGCGCGCGGGCCCGAGCCCGCCGACCCGGGCGGTCCTGCTGACCCGGGCGACGGAGACGGCGGGCCCGCGGCCGACGGCCCGCCCGACCCGGCGTCGGCACTGGCCGACGACGGCCAGGAGGAGGGCCTCGGATCCGACGGCGACGGAGGTGACGGCACGGCACCCGGTGTGTCGGTCGAGAGCGCGCTCGACGCACTCGAGGGGGAAGACGCGGACGGTCCGTCCGCGGGCCGGAGCGTCGAAACGAGGGACAGTCAGCGGACGGCCCGCTGGCAGGGCGGGGTCGCGGCCGCCGTCGCGCTCGCGACGGCCGGGCTCGTCACCCGCCAGCCGGCGCTCGTGCTCGCCGCGGTCGTCCCGCTGGGCTACGTCGCCTACGGGTCCGCGGGGACCGCGGCGATGCCCGGTGGACTCGTAGCGGTCCGGGAGGTGGCGCCGACGCCAGCCCCACCAGGGCGGTCGGTCCGGGTCCGGCTGACCGTCGCGAACCGGGGCGACGAGACCGTCTCGGACCTGCGGGTCGTCGACGGGGTTCCGGAGCGGCTAGCGGTCGTCTCCGGCACCCCCAGGGCCGGCGCGACGCTGGCCCCGGGCGAGGAGCACACCGTCGAGTACGTCGTGGTCGCTCGCCGGGGCGAGCACGACTTCGACCGGCCGACGGTCAGGGTGCGCGACGCCAGCGCGGCGAGCATGGCCACCGGGGCGCTGGCGGCCGGCGGCGACGACCGGCTGGTCTGCCGGCTCGACGCCGATGTCCCGCCCCTCGAGGAGTACGGCACGGGCTACGCCGGACAGCTCTCCTCGGACGAGCCGGGGCAGGGCGTGGAGTTTCACTCCGTCCGGAAGCACCGGCCCGAGGACCCCGCCGACCGGATCGACTGGCGCCACTACGCCAAACGGGGAGAGCTGGCAACGGTCGACTACCGCCACACCACGTCGGCGACGGTCGTGCTCGTCCTCGACGCGCGGTCGGTGAACCGGGTCGTTTCGGGCCCCGGGAGGCCGACCGCCGTCGAGCTGTGTGGCTACGCGGCGACGCGGGCGCTGGCGGCACTACTCGGGAGCGGTCACGACGTGGCAGTCGCAGTAGTGGGACTCGACGGCCCCGGTCCGGCGGGGCTTCACTGGCTCGCGCCGGGCGGCGGCCGCGAGCAGCAGGCGGCCGCCCGGCAGCTGGTCGAGCGGGCCGTCGAGGGCGGGTCGGTCGCCCGGAGCGCCCGCACGCAGGTCCGCAAGCTCGTCGAGCTCGCCCCGCCCGGCGCGCAGTTCGCGTGGGTGTCGCCGCTTCTGGACCGCGAGGCCGCCGACGCCGTCGAGGCCTGGCACGCCCACGGTGTCCCGGTGACGGTGCTGTCGCCGGACGTGCTGCCCGGAAACACGGTCAGCGGCCAGCTCGAGGCGGTCCGCCGGCGGACCGCGCTGGCGCGGTGTCAGGCTACCGGCGCACAGACGGTCGACTGGCGCCGGGGGACGCCGCTGCCGCTGGCCCTCGAGTACGCCTTCGCCGCCGGCGAACGCCTCGGGGGCCGCGGCGGCCAGGCAGGGCGCGGAAGGGGCGGGGGACGCCCGGAGGTGAGCCGCTGA
- a CDS encoding DUF7519 family protein — translation MALAGPRLDRPSAVGDEGRPRATSLTIAAAVVVGLFLAAAARLSGDLGPLVGSGGPFQPVVLVSQVALPAGLTVTGVALLGRERVATRVVGHLVFLFGGSLLVALTAAAVVLPAGPLLGGFLLACLGIGLTWTDTARADAVSRAMVRGAASYIAILFGLTGLLLLASFLATGVAFLERAAATSDPGTALAGFGGALAALGLSALLALRWLPLLQWAPPATRQSVWRGRRWARRSAAAVAVLGLATLVASPILAAPLDRVAATTPSVVTLLEVLSAPVVLLPLLALAGLALLAAAGVRVLDAVVDRSGAALDTALAAGTAGGLLAVVVAPVFLGAGGSIVALVVVAPLGLLALGAVFVGAVRLGLLPDRAAGPALGAVGLLVAAAGAVQAGLSGVLVFGLATGALVVWDVSAFGLGLTAELGHQPETRRLELYHGALSVGVGVVAVGALTGLDWLVRTVSTGGAVVAAAVAVLGVAVLTVPLAR, via the coding sequence ATGGCGCTTGCCGGCCCGCGGCTGGACCGGCCGTCGGCTGTCGGCGACGAGGGGCGCCCCCGGGCGACGAGTCTCACCATCGCCGCCGCAGTGGTGGTCGGGCTGTTCCTGGCCGCCGCGGCGCGGCTGAGCGGGGACCTGGGGCCGCTCGTCGGCTCGGGCGGGCCCTTCCAGCCGGTCGTCCTCGTGAGCCAGGTCGCGCTGCCGGCCGGGCTCACGGTCACCGGCGTCGCCCTGCTCGGCCGCGAGCGGGTCGCCACCCGCGTGGTCGGCCACCTCGTCTTCCTGTTCGGCGGGAGCCTGTTGGTCGCGCTGACGGCCGCCGCCGTCGTGTTGCCCGCCGGCCCCCTGCTCGGCGGCTTCCTGCTCGCGTGTCTCGGGATCGGGCTGACCTGGACGGACACCGCACGCGCCGACGCCGTCTCGCGGGCGATGGTCCGGGGAGCCGCGTCCTACATCGCGATCCTGTTCGGGCTCACGGGACTGCTCCTCCTCGCCTCCTTCCTCGCGACCGGGGTCGCGTTCCTGGAGCGGGCCGCCGCCACCTCCGACCCCGGGACGGCGCTCGCCGGATTCGGCGGCGCGCTGGCTGCCCTCGGGCTCTCGGCACTCCTCGCCCTGCGCTGGCTCCCGCTGCTCCAGTGGGCCCCGCCGGCGACCCGCCAGAGCGTCTGGCGCGGCCGACGGTGGGCGCGGCGGTCGGCTGCCGCCGTCGCCGTCCTGGGGCTGGCGACGCTCGTCGCGAGCCCCATTCTGGCGGCGCCGCTGGACCGGGTCGCGGCGACGACGCCCTCGGTCGTCACCCTCCTCGAGGTGCTCTCCGCTCCCGTCGTGCTGCTGCCGCTGCTGGCGCTGGCGGGGCTCGCGCTCCTGGCTGCCGCGGGCGTCAGAGTGCTGGACGCGGTCGTCGACCGCTCCGGTGCGGCGCTCGACACCGCGCTCGCGGCCGGGACCGCCGGGGGACTCCTGGCGGTCGTCGTCGCGCCGGTCTTTCTCGGTGCCGGCGGGAGTATCGTCGCGCTGGTCGTCGTCGCTCCCCTGGGCCTGCTCGCCCTGGGGGCAGTCTTCGTCGGCGCGGTGCGACTCGGCCTGTTGCCGGACCGCGCGGCGGGGCCGGCGCTCGGCGCTGTCGGGCTGCTCGTGGCGGCCGCCGGCGCCGTCCAGGCCGGCCTGTCGGGGGTGCTCGTCTTCGGGCTCGCGACCGGAGCGCTCGTGGTCTGGGACGTCTCCGCGTTCGGCCTGGGACTGACCGCGGAACTCGGCCACCAGCCCGAAACCCGGCGTCTGGAACTCTACCACGGCGCCCTCTCGGTCGGGGTCGGGGTCGTCGCCGTGGGCGCCCTGACGGGGCTGGACTGGCTGGTCCGGACGGTCTCGACCGGGGGGGCCGTCGTCGCGGCGGCCGTCGCCGTCCTCGGGGTCGCCGTCCTGACGGTGCCGCTGGCGCGCTGA
- a CDS encoding glycosyltransferase, which yields MRVALVAMETSHLSDTPGNRRLEQVARGLAGRGHEVTVFCTQFWRGTESERVVDGVRYRPVTIGHAPSSFYASLPAVLARYRPDVVHTRPTPPGQVLAASVGGTLARAPLAIEWYGDEGLDTDRRLTRAAVSRPQLVVSPSELVRTRVREFGVPGERVEVIPESIDFDRVREVEPAREVDVAYAHPLDGSANVESLLLGLAELRDRDWSARVIGDGPQREAYERQAADLRIDDRVEFVGACDRERRLAIYRGAHAFVQTAYREYFATELLWALACGCIGIVEYQAESSAHELIENYERSFRVTNPQQLADAIVDCGEFERLSVEDSWAGYDHDAVAGRYVDAYERLTAEYGLL from the coding sequence ATGCGCGTGGCGCTGGTCGCGATGGAGACGAGCCACCTGTCGGACACTCCGGGGAACCGCCGGCTGGAACAGGTGGCTCGCGGGCTGGCCGGGCGGGGCCACGAGGTCACCGTCTTCTGCACCCAGTTCTGGCGCGGCACCGAGTCCGAGCGGGTCGTCGACGGCGTCCGCTACCGCCCGGTGACCATCGGCCACGCTCCGAGTTCGTTCTACGCCTCGCTGCCGGCCGTGCTCGCCCGCTACCGGCCCGATGTCGTCCACACCCGACCGACGCCGCCGGGGCAGGTCCTCGCCGCGAGCGTCGGCGGGACGCTCGCGCGCGCCCCGCTGGCTATCGAGTGGTACGGCGACGAGGGGCTGGACACGGACCGGCGGCTGACCCGGGCTGCGGTCTCGCGACCACAGCTCGTGGTCTCCCCCTCGGAACTGGTCCGGACCCGGGTCAGGGAGTTCGGCGTCCCCGGCGAGCGGGTCGAAGTCATCCCGGAGAGCATCGACTTCGACCGGGTCCGCGAGGTCGAACCCGCCCGCGAGGTGGACGTCGCCTACGCGCACCCGCTCGACGGGAGCGCGAACGTCGAGAGTCTCCTGCTCGGGCTGGCGGAACTCCGGGACCGGGACTGGTCGGCCCGGGTCATCGGCGACGGCCCACAGCGGGAGGCCTACGAGCGCCAGGCCGCGGACCTGCGGATCGACGACCGCGTGGAATTCGTCGGCGCCTGCGACCGCGAGCGCCGCCTTGCCATCTACCGCGGCGCCCACGCCTTCGTCCAGACCGCCTACCGGGAGTACTTCGCGACAGAGCTCCTGTGGGCGCTGGCGTGTGGCTGCATCGGCATCGTCGAGTACCAGGCCGAGTCAAGCGCCCACGAGCTCATCGAGAACTACGAGCGAAGTTTCCGGGTCACCAACCCCCAGCAGCTCGCCGACGCCATCGTCGACTGCGGCGAGTTCGAGCGACTGAGCGTCGAGGACTCCTGGGCGGGCTACGACCACGACGCCGTCGCCGGCCGGTACGTCGACGCCTACGAGCGGCTGACTGCCGAGTACGGGCTGCTGTAG
- a CDS encoding DUF4129 domain-containing protein, giving the protein MTSRHSRRPVRESDRAQARQLPLLALCVFGLVVAALALPPADANGASSDGGALPELPEFDGNVTIDPGDVPIDIELPEGRMPDSGCLVVLGGEPVPGSDLAVYVVRDRQPVPDTRVWFNGRRVGRTDDRGRVVGRVPYDRELNVRVGLAAECAFVTPDGRRYDQSLAGGADAAALTGGPEFGATGDRVRQTGTAGNDSATVPVDGEVQVGVRGEPYPGETVTVAAAVSGVPFRNAGVFVDGERVGRTDDRGRYRLQVPDRERVTLRVERGDFAGARTLQVWTLSVSVQPRGLLAVPGESGTLQATLGPRPAADAPVFVDGERVGRTDSEGQLRLDLPDSGATVEVRARGQVEQLPMWAVYLPSVALVAGLLGLATGSTAAAGRRYGRRVGLLAAAGWLTTVALLAGYVLGGWPGLAAAAGLVAVPWAAIAVRYRGEDLVPAGADGGGLLGRLARRGKAVALALADGLSGAADRLLAGLRGGVAWCRALPARLRAVLAAPAQWLAAAPGRLVSAAAAFAEAVGAVPGRALGRYGRVRILVAGALLVAAVSAGYVLADAGGAVAGLGVWTVAVVALALLRRRPDPDRADESPGETTVRAGPNAASAPESEPGEAAEQGPETLRELWRQVARRVAPRRWRSSTPAEVERAATDRGLPAEPVERIAEVFREVEYGDRPLSDRRWHRARAAYDRLRETWDERDRGGREE; this is encoded by the coding sequence ATGACTTCCCGCCACTCCCGCCGGCCGGTCCGGGAGAGCGACCGGGCCCAGGCCCGGCAGCTCCCGCTGCTGGCGCTGTGTGTCTTCGGTCTGGTGGTCGCGGCGCTGGCCCTCCCGCCCGCCGACGCGAACGGTGCCAGTTCCGACGGCGGCGCCCTGCCCGAGCTCCCGGAGTTCGACGGGAACGTCACCATCGACCCCGGAGACGTCCCCATCGACATCGAGCTCCCGGAGGGCCGGATGCCCGACAGCGGCTGTCTCGTGGTCCTCGGCGGCGAGCCGGTACCGGGCAGCGACCTGGCGGTCTACGTGGTCCGGGACCGCCAGCCGGTCCCCGACACCCGCGTGTGGTTCAACGGCCGCCGGGTCGGCCGGACCGACGACCGCGGACGGGTCGTCGGACGGGTTCCCTACGACCGCGAGCTGAACGTCCGGGTCGGCCTCGCCGCGGAGTGTGCCTTCGTCACCCCGGACGGCCGCCGGTACGACCAGTCCCTCGCCGGCGGAGCCGACGCGGCCGCCCTCACCGGCGGGCCGGAGTTCGGCGCGACCGGGGACCGGGTCCGCCAGACCGGCACGGCAGGGAACGACTCGGCGACAGTGCCGGTCGACGGCGAGGTACAGGTCGGCGTTCGCGGGGAGCCGTACCCCGGCGAGACGGTCACTGTGGCCGCCGCCGTCAGTGGTGTCCCGTTCCGGAACGCCGGTGTATTCGTCGACGGCGAGCGCGTCGGCCGGACCGACGACCGGGGTCGCTACCGGCTCCAGGTTCCCGACCGCGAGCGTGTCACCCTCCGGGTCGAACGCGGCGACTTCGCGGGTGCGCGCACCCTGCAGGTCTGGACGCTCTCGGTGAGCGTCCAGCCCCGCGGCCTGCTCGCGGTCCCCGGCGAATCCGGAACCCTGCAAGCCACACTCGGCCCCCGGCCGGCCGCGGACGCACCGGTGTTCGTCGACGGCGAGCGCGTCGGCCGGACCGACAGCGAGGGACAGCTCCGGCTCGACCTCCCCGACTCCGGCGCGACCGTCGAAGTCCGCGCCCGCGGCCAGGTCGAACAGCTCCCGATGTGGGCCGTCTACCTCCCCTCGGTGGCGCTCGTCGCCGGCCTGCTCGGGCTCGCGACCGGGTCGACCGCCGCCGCGGGCCGGCGGTACGGCAGGCGGGTGGGCCTCCTCGCCGCGGCGGGCTGGCTGACCACGGTCGCGCTGCTCGCCGGCTACGTCCTGGGGGGCTGGCCGGGGCTCGCAGCCGCCGCGGGGCTCGTCGCGGTCCCCTGGGCCGCTATCGCGGTCCGCTACCGGGGCGAGGACCTGGTCCCGGCGGGCGCCGACGGCGGCGGCCTGCTCGGCCGGCTCGCACGGCGTGGCAAGGCGGTCGCGCTGGCGCTCGCCGACGGCCTCTCGGGAGCCGCCGACCGGCTGCTCGCAGGGCTGCGTGGCGGCGTGGCCTGGTGTCGCGCCCTCCCGGCCCGGCTCCGGGCGGTGCTGGCCGCGCCGGCCCAGTGGCTCGCCGCCGCGCCCGGCCGTCTCGTCTCGGCCGCCGCAGCGTTCGCGGAGGCCGTCGGGGCCGTCCCGGGCCGCGCGCTCGGGAGGTACGGGCGCGTTCGCATCCTCGTCGCGGGCGCGCTCCTGGTGGCTGCCGTCTCTGCCGGGTACGTGCTCGCGGATGCCGGAGGTGCCGTCGCCGGGCTCGGCGTCTGGACGGTCGCCGTGGTCGCGCTGGCACTTCTCCGCCGGCGGCCGGACCCCGACCGGGCCGACGAGTCACCCGGCGAGACCACGGTGAGGGCAGGTCCGAACGCCGCATCCGCCCCGGAGAGCGAACCCGGCGAGGCGGCCGAGCAGGGGCCGGAGACGCTCCGCGAACTCTGGCGACAGGTCGCACGCCGCGTGGCTCCCCGACGGTGGCGATCCTCGACGCCCGCGGAGGTGGAACGGGCCGCGACCGACCGCGGGCTCCCGGCCGAGCCCGTCGAACGGATCGCGGAGGTGTTCCGCGAGGTGGAGTACGGCGACCGCCCGCTCTCGGACCGGCGGTGGCACCGCGCCCGCGCGGCCTACGACCGGCTCCGGGAGACCTGGGACGAGCGCGACCGGGGAGGGCGCGAAGAGTGA